From a region of the bacterium genome:
- a CDS encoding transketolase family protein: MAIGLTWTIDDADTMTQGEIYGQVLTRLGEENPLIVALTADLAGSTKIGAFQKKHPERFFNVGIQENNMIGMASGMAEAGLIPVVSTFAAFAALRSAEHVRTDLAYNRRNVKIIATHSGTSFGQAGPTHHCTEDFAVMRAIAGMTVIAPADAFETAKATAAVIAYDGPVYVRIGRSFEPPVWKNLDFDWEIGKAIELREGADVTVIACGWCVYHALDAADRLKQQGLSVRVLDMHTIKPLDEEAVMRALVDTRRIITVEDHNVLGGLGSAVADVIAQSGKGCVLKKLGVQDSFTPAGYPEDLMHINKIDADGIEEAIGEVMKRDFEQDEDWEDEI; the protein is encoded by the coding sequence ATGGCCATCGGCCTGACCTGGACCATCGACGACGCCGACACGATGACGCAGGGCGAAATCTACGGGCAGGTGCTCACGCGCCTGGGCGAGGAAAACCCGCTCATCGTCGCGCTCACCGCGGACCTTGCCGGATCGACCAAGATCGGCGCGTTCCAGAAAAAGCACCCCGAGCGCTTTTTCAACGTCGGCATCCAGGAAAACAACATGATCGGTATGGCGTCGGGCATGGCGGAGGCGGGGCTGATCCCCGTCGTCTCCACGTTCGCCGCGTTCGCCGCGCTGCGTAGCGCCGAGCATGTCCGCACCGACCTCGCGTACAACCGCCGCAACGTGAAAATCATCGCGACGCACTCCGGAACCTCCTTCGGCCAGGCCGGACCGACGCACCACTGCACCGAGGATTTCGCCGTGATGCGTGCGATCGCGGGCATGACCGTCATCGCGCCGGCCGACGCGTTTGAAACCGCCAAGGCGACCGCCGCGGTGATCGCGTACGACGGCCCGGTGTACGTGCGCATCGGCCGCTCGTTCGAACCGCCGGTGTGGAAGAATCTCGACTTCGACTGGGAGATCGGAAAGGCCATCGAGTTGCGCGAGGGCGCGGATGTCACCGTCATCGCGTGCGGGTGGTGCGTCTATCATGCGCTCGATGCGGCCGATCGCCTCAAGCAGCAGGGGCTCTCCGTGCGCGTCCTGGACATGCACACCATCAAGCCGCTCGATGAGGAAGCCGTGATGCGCGCGCTTGTCGATACGCGCCGCATCATCACGGTGGAGGACCACAACGTGCTCGGCGGCCTCGGCAGCGCGGTGGCGGACGTCATCGCGCAAAGTGGCAAGGGATGCGTGCTGAAAAAGCTCGGCGTGCAGGATTCGTTCACGCCCGCCGGCTACCCCGAAGACCTCATGCACATCAACAAGATCGACGCCGACGGCATCGAAGAGGCCATCGGCGAGGTGATGAAACGCGATTTCGAACAGGACGAGGACTGGGAAGACGAGATCTGA
- a CDS encoding transketolase: MAQELATPQVEHAEGAPSRADEIARLKSKARQIRERIVTVTEKSGGGHLGGSLSQTDIMVALYYKYMKVDPKNPKWEGRDRFILSKGHGGLGHGIILGDLGFFPEEELDKFGKTGSRFGMHLDRHKVPGVDASTGSLAHGFGISLGFALGARLRGFDWHTYVILSDGECQEGTIWEAAMCAAHFKITNLTAFVDRNFMSIDGPTEEIMAIEPFAKKWEAFGWRAITIDGHDFVQIFDAIETARAETEKPTVIIAETKKGAGVGWMEQIPKWHYGGLDNEMAIRAMEAIRKYYEK, translated from the coding sequence ATGGCCCAGGAACTGGCGACGCCGCAGGTTGAACACGCGGAAGGCGCACCCTCGCGCGCCGACGAGATCGCGCGCCTGAAATCGAAGGCGCGCCAGATTCGCGAGCGCATCGTGACGGTCACCGAAAAATCCGGCGGCGGGCACCTTGGCGGCTCGCTTTCGCAGACCGACATCATGGTCGCGCTCTACTACAAATACATGAAGGTCGATCCGAAAAACCCCAAGTGGGAAGGGCGCGACCGCTTCATCCTCTCCAAGGGGCACGGCGGGCTCGGCCACGGCATCATCCTCGGCGACCTCGGCTTTTTCCCCGAAGAGGAGCTCGACAAGTTCGGCAAGACCGGCTCGCGTTTCGGCATGCACCTGGACCGCCACAAGGTGCCCGGCGTGGATGCGTCCACCGGTTCGCTCGCGCACGGGTTCGGCATCTCGCTCGGCTTTGCGCTCGGCGCGCGGCTGCGCGGATTCGATTGGCACACCTACGTCATCCTGTCCGACGGCGAATGCCAGGAAGGCACGATCTGGGAGGCCGCGATGTGCGCGGCGCACTTCAAGATCACGAACCTCACCGCGTTCGTCGATCGCAACTTCATGTCGATCGACGGGCCGACCGAGGAGATCATGGCGATCGAGCCGTTCGCCAAAAAGTGGGAGGCGTTCGGCTGGCGCGCCATCACCATCGACGGCCACGATTTTGTGCAGATCTTCGACGCGATCGAGACCGCCCGCGCGGAAACGGAAAAGCCCACGGTCATCATCGCCGAAACCAAAAAGGGCGCCGGCGTCGGATGGATGGAGCAGATCCCCAAGTGGCACTACGGCGGCCTGGACAACGAGATGGCGATCCGGGCGATGGAAGCGATTCGGAAATATTACGAGAAGTGA